A genomic stretch from Perognathus longimembris pacificus isolate PPM17 chromosome 5, ASM2315922v1, whole genome shotgun sequence includes:
- the LOC125351297 gene encoding erlin-1-like produces the protein MNMTQARVLVAAVVGLVAVLLFASIHKIEEGHLAEYYRGGALLTSPSGPGYHIMLPFITTFRSVQTTLQTDEVKNVPCATSGGVMIYIDRIEVVNMLAPYAVFDIVRNYTADYDKTLIFNKIHHELNQFCSAHTLQEVYIELFDQIDENLKQALQKDLNVMAPGLTIQAVCVTKPQIPEAIRRNFELMEAEKTKLLIAAQKQKVVEKEAETERTKAAIEAEKIAQVAKIRFQQKVLEKETEKRIFEIEDAAFLACEKAKADAEYYAAHKYATLNKHKLTPEYLELQKYQAIAPNSKIYFGSNIPHMFVDSSCPLKYSGVRTGGESSLPREEAPEPSGESAIQNKENTG, from the coding sequence ATGAATATGACTCAAGCCCGAGTTCTGGTGGCTGCCGTGGTGGGGCTGGTGGCTGTCCTCCTCTTTGCCTCCATCCACAAGATCGAGGAAGGCCACCTGGCCGAGTACTACAGGGGAGGAGCTTTACTAACTAGCCCCAGTGGACCAGGCTATCATATCATGTTGCCTTTCATTACTACTTTCAGATCTGTGCAGACAACACTACAAACTGATGAAGTTAAAAATGTGCCTTGTGCGACAAGTGGTGGAGTTATGATCTATATTGACCGGATAGAAGTGGTGAATATGTTGGCTCCTTATGCAGTATTTGATATCGTGAGAAACTATACAGCAGATTATGACAAGACCTTAATCTTCAATAAAATCCACCATGAGCTGAACCAGTTTTGTAGTGCCCACACACTTCAAGAAGTTTACATTGAATTGTTTGATCAAATAGATGAAAACCTGAAACAAGCACTGCAAAAAGACTTAAATGTCATGGCCCCTGGCCTCACCATACAGGCTGTGTGTGTTACCAAACCCCAAATCCCAGAAGCCATAAGAAGAAATTTTGAGTTAATGGAAGCTGAGAAAACAAAACTTCTTATagctgcacaaaaacaaaaggttgTGGAGAAAGAAGCTGAGACAGAGAGGACAAAGGCTGCTATAGAAGCTGAGAAGATTGCACAAGTGGCAAAAATTCGGTTTCAGCAGAAAGTGCtggagaaagaaactgaaaagcGCATTTTTGAAATTGAAGATGCTGCATTCCTGGCCTGTGAGAAAGCGAAAGCAGATGCTGAGTATTATGCTGCACACAAATACGCCACCTTAAACAAGCACAAGTTGACCCCTGAGTATCTGGAGCTCCAAAAGTACCAGGCCATTGCTCCTAACAGTAAGATCTACTTTGGCAGCAACATCCCTCACATGTTCGTGGACTCATCTTGTCCTTTGAAATATTCAGGTGTTAGAACTGGAGGAGAAAGCTCCCTCCCCCGTGAGGAGGCTCCTGAGCCCTCTGGAGAGAGTGCAATCCAAAACAAGGAGAACACAGGTTGA